The following is a genomic window from Amyelois transitella isolate CPQ chromosome 23, ilAmyTran1.1, whole genome shotgun sequence.
GCACTGACCTATAGCAacgagtttattttaaaaatatgtttaaaacacaCAATTATATTACACAGATATAAAATCCGGAATATTGCTATGTATGAAATGACTAAGGATTGTACAGGCATACAAACATTTCTACTATGTGAGACTCATTTGACTCTCTTTACCTCGTAAGGGTTAAAgacgtatgtatatttatgaatgCGAGTACTATACTATCGGGccgttttaaataaatacatacatataatcacgtctttatccctcacggggtagacaaatcctacagtctcgaaaagactgtaaggccacgttcagataaatggcttaataatggaattgagattaaaatgtGTGTAATTCAAATCGCTgaaggtatttattttaattgtaaaaacttTAGTTAGTTACCTTAAACGCGAATTTACGTAGGTAAATGAAATGTTACGCACAGAACAAAGCAGAGCGTGTCTACCCCTTGACGCGCCGATCGTACTCTGCTCTGTGGTGATAAGCGTTCCTTGACATTCCAGACGTAAATTACTATGAAACTCTTATCAGTGGACTGATTACGTACAGTCCTTTTATTGACACTACAGGATAAAGAGGGGTGTTATAGTTGTGACGTGtttgtgtaaaattaaaaaaatataataatttttattcgaaTAAATACGTTTTCTGTCAAAatgttaatgaataaaaaaatgcttttaaaaaaaaatcacttttattttatgagcATATTTTTAACGGAAATGAACTCGTGCAAACATCATGAAAACTCTGTTCTTTAGATGATATAAATGACTGGAATgcgaaataataattgatgaTCCTTAATCATATGTCCTCAAATAAACTGAAGTAGATAATTCAGGTATGATCGATAACAAAAGTGGTTGcacaaaattgaaaaatttatgcCTAAAATGACatacatttttcaattttttttttcaaaataaatttactcactttttgaatttcgaCTTATTTGCTTCGCTACCTAATTTAACATTGTTTTGAACATAACCTAGTAGTTCCAAGTAGGGTAAGGTTACTATGAGTGCCTAATAATAaccctaaataaataaataaccctAGAGATTTCGAATCCAGCACTTACTTATAAATTCCATCAaactattaattattcttaTCGCCATTACGACTTGAGCAAAAGTGAACTTTGGCAAAGACAAGATGCgaattatatacatttacatataacatatttatccctcacggggcCACAAAGCCAGCATTCTCTAAAAAAACTCGATAGCCCTATCAGTCGAATTAAATCAAGCTTAATGATCGAATTGGAACGAGATATTAACAGCCCAAAAAAGCCTCAAGTTTTAAAAGCCTTGCCCCTGATAGACTTAAACAGTGACAGAAGTAAGGCAGCTGCCTAACTTCTTCCAGCTGGAACACACGATGTTTTTCCATCGCTACTATACCAGCGTGGAAGATCCGAATAACATCGATATTATACACAATAGCAATCGATAACTGAATAAATTCATTCGGCGAGCCGCGATCTGGGTCGTATGACTctccaaaacaaataaaaatgcaacGATAGCAGCCGGTGCATCGACCTTGCATCGAAAGCAGCCCATGCTGAAATGAAATCTACActcattataataaagtacAAAATTCCCGACGAAACTCATCGAAAAATAAGAAAGCTAGATGAAACTGAAGACGCTGAGAGAATACAAACGATTTTAGACTTAAAACTGAATGTTTACGTTCATTTTTTGAGTGGACAGTGAATGGATGAAGGGTGATAAAGATGTGTTCACAGCGGTCGGTTATCGACATATGgttagaataaatatttcttacttaTCTCATATGAATAGTATCGTAATGGCCGATTGTGATGACCACACGACGTAATTTGGGTGTGTCCATTTATGTGACGTTATAAAGCTACTCGTTAATAAGTTTCCGTGGGTTTAATCGTTTATAGTAAACTAACGGGCTTGCATagacatattaataaaacaattgggAATCATACGTCGATTTTATGGTTTACTATTAATTGTACGACATATTGAACGTGGTAGATTTATGATACAGTGTGTATAGCGGTATAGAATACTTCTTAGTTTCACTGACAATACTACTCGTACCAGGCATCAACATTTCTACATACTTATTCGGATTTATACTAATTATAAGTATGATCACAGAATGCAGTTTGTGAGTACGTTCCTACAAAGATTTTCATAAGGTTATAAAACCTAGGTAATTAACTTCTTATGGCAAAACAGATCTAGTTTCCATCGACAACAACCTTTGGGTAGAACGCCATTATGTCGAATTGATACAGCggtttttctatattttattatgttcttgTCGTAGGTTAAAGCGCACAGCCCTCGACAGTGCCGGCAACAGTCAACGGCGATATACCGAGGACGAGCTGCAGTCTGCCCTCCGCGACATCCAGTCCGGCCGGCTCGGCACCCggcgcgccgccgccgtgTACGGCATCCCCAGGTCCACTCTCCGCAACAAAGTCAACAAGTTCGGCCTCCACGTCGACCAACACGACTCTGAACCCGACAGCGACCCCGAAAGATCAGACTCACCCCCATCTGTCATCCTCAAAATACCAACATTCCGACCACCCGAGGAAAACAGCTCTTCCCCGGCCACCCCCGTCACCACTCCCGTCACGCCCATCACCCCGATGATCCCACCTCCGCAGCCCCCGGTCAATCCCTCCACACATTTGCCAGCCTTCTTCGCCGATCCGCCGAATCATCAGCATCTCTTCACTTCCATCAATGATGTCATAGTGAGGAGCATCAGCCAGAAATTCCAGCAGCTCCCTGACAGACCGCCGCAGGCCAGCGATCTTCAGTTCATGCGAGCGCCGGACAGACACGTCTCCGTTATCAAAACTCCTCCGGAGAATCAGAGGAACTATCCGGCTCCGAGCAACTCCAGAGCCCAAACTAACAACAACGGTCAGCCTGCAGCTGGAGGGAAAGGAACGCGACCTAAACGAGGGAAGTATAGGAATTATGATAGGGACAGCCTCGTAGAAGCTGTGAAAGCGGTGCAGCGAGGGGAAATGTCGGTACACAGAGCCGGTTCTTATTACGGTGTGCCGCACTCTACACTGGAATACAAAGTGAAAGAGCGGCATCTCATGCGGCCGAGAAAACGCGAACCGAAACCTCAGCAGGACATAAAGCCACAGCCACCGAAGCCTCAGCCTCCGAAACCGCCGACGAAGCCCTTCTCCAACGGCCTAAATGGACCGGAGACATCCGGGTATCCGCCGAGCTACCCGTTCTGGCCGAACGCCGGCTTCCCGCCGCCATCGCCGGATTTATACGCATCACACATGATGCGACGGCTACGCGAAGAAGCGCCTCCACCGGCGAATGGATCGTTTCTGGAAGGCATCATCAGGTCGAGTCTTGAGCGGCCCCGCGCTGCGCTACTACAGCAGCTAACAGCGGATCCTCGGCCGCCGATGCCATCATCAGAAGCGCCCAGCTTGCTTCGGAGGCTGGCCGGTTCGCCTGCAGACGATGGGCCGCCTGCTCGACGTCCTCGGATGGATAATGCGGATCTAGCGGCGGATATCCGTGAAACGGTGCAGCGGCTGCGCGCCGACAAGCTGCGGCCACGCAACGGCACGCCAACGCCGCCGAGTGCCGCGTCTCCGCCGCTCGCGCCGCTGGACGCGCCGCTGCCCGCTCCGctcgccgcgccgcccgccgcgccgcccaCCGCGCCGCCGGACCGCGCCTAGTACTGGCGACTGCTGCGCCCGTTCCAGTGACGTGACTCTAGTGTTAACTCCTAGTGCTGGTCGCCCGGATTGAGAGCCGCGCCGAGACTCCGATCTCCTCAGCCTTGtgataatataatgtaaagtACATTCCGTTGGGAGAGGCGCGCATCCGTGCCGACTCGTTCGCTCCGTATCCGCCGTGTCCGAACCGGACGCATCGCATCGCGACTTAGTGTGCAATAGAACGTTTGATTCTTCATACAAACTCACGCATTATTTGTGTATACTGTTGTAGTGACAATAACGTTAGTTACAGGCTTTTATTCGTATTTTGCAGATCGACTGGGTTGGATCAGTTCGCGTTACATTTTCATACTCTATGGTATTGCCGGTTTACGTTTTGCTTCCCTCAGCCCAGACTATCTCTCACAGTTTATCTACACATAATCACCAAATATCACAATAGTTACCTAAAAGTCACAACCAGTTCAATGTACCACAGCTTTACTTATGCAATATcgcaataaaactaaatacagTTAGTTCACGAAGATCGGATATTTCGGATGACGTGGCTGTGGCATCCATTGTATCCATCGAAAATGCTTTTTCGTATTAAGTAGTTTCGTTTCTAAGAGACAGATGAATGACGTTAATTTGAGTAACGTTACAATTGTAtcgtttcaataaaaaaaaaatactggtaGGATCTAGGATACCACAGCGACACAAGGATTGTACAAAATTTCTGCAAAACAGGAGCCTCGATTTTTGaccttgttttaagtaaaagaCAACCAAAAGTTAacgttaaaaaattaaatatttaaataattttaagtaaataaaaaaaaaaacaatgtaacaaattaaatataaagctAGCTATGAGTGTAAATGTTATCGATTTTTAAGTGAACTATTGCAGATTTTGTGcgtgttttttataattagataggtaatatattgaatgaaattattaGTGCTATATGCGTAGAACGGTTTTCGTGCCGTCTTTTTCTAACGCGAGATTAATGAAAAGGACAGTAGTACAGTTCGGACTTATgtgcaattattattttgtaaaaaatagtaatttaacTGTGTCTAAGCTAGCACGTGGTTTTCCATATTACTGAATGTGATATTTAGGTATTACGGACGGGTGCGGTTTGCTTGCCGACTGCGGGCCCCTGGCCTAGGTGGACCTACATACCTGTATGTACGTCTAGtgaacttatatatatatattttatgtactcGATTATTGTATCTTAAGAAGATATATCCTTATTTTTCAAGGTCcaagttttaaatgttttatcgaCTATACAAAAGTGTgaataatcattattatattcttgtcaactttaaaaattattatcccAAAAatcctcaaaaaaaaaaaattaaagtaattgaTATCTTCAAATTTGTGAAATTTTTTGGTgttcaatcaaaatatattattgaaatacgagatgaaaaaaaatgtatacgcTCTCCCAAGATAAATTTAGGTGAAAACTATttggataaaaatatcatacgATAGGTATTGTAAGTAATGTGTACATGTGCGCCTCATGGAAATTAAGAAGTctttgtattatgtatgtaattaaaatatacatatattatatacaagttataaaaataatgtcgtACATTTTCCTTCGGAGACCACGGATCGTGCAAAATAGGTAGAGGAGCCACTCGATACTTCGGTCTTAGCTTGAATCCACGGACTGAAACcttattcaaatttagaaaaaattgtaaagaaaCGATATCCAAATCATAATACATATCCCGTACGTCGAAATGTCGAGTGTATtctcttacaaaaaaaaaaaaaacaaatttttatattcaaaattttaaactagTCGATAGCATCTTTCTCGTTCATTTCTCTGTGCATAATTTTTGACGTCTTTTTAgcatttattaagaaaaaatcgTTCTATATTAAACGTTATGTGCATTTATCTATACA
Proteins encoded in this region:
- the LOC106133017 gene encoding mushroom body large-type Kenyon cell-specific protein 1; the encoded protein is MAECSFARCQQERRAIRKELQRWTKNMVYILGLERVAEELMGRRKWKLYQDALIPKRVDTQTSDEDSMPSTDPPPALKIKTIEQINEDERPEKRPETILESLIKRPATQPKVEPVEEPTDWKPADKCYFCVDGDGRGGEREREREERPAGGASSPASESDSSSVSGAKSPAGAPPLLHHLLQMQLQAQSPQAIAQFQQMVAALATLGSGLMPPALTQVMLMQRLAQNRQQTDRQPDVEKAPTPSSPTLAEQPLDLSAKSTSSTSGTPPPDSKILDNRLKRTALDSAGNSQRRYTEDELQSALRDIQSGRLGTRRAAAVYGIPRSTLRNKVNKFGLHVDQHDSEPDSDPERSDSPPSVILKIPTFRPPEENSSSPATPVTTPVTPITPMIPPPQPPVNPSTHLPAFFADPPNHQHLFTSINDVIVRSISQKFQQLPDRPPQASDLQFMRAPDRHVSVIKTPPENQRNYPAPSNSRAQTNNNGQPAAGGKGTRPKRGKYRNYDRDSLVEAVKAVQRGEMSVHRAGSYYGVPHSTLEYKVKERHLMRPRKREPKPQQDIKPQPPKPQPPKPPTKPFSNGLNGPETSGYPPSYPFWPNAGFPPPSPDLYASHMMRRLREEAPPPANGSFLEGIIRSSLERPRAALLQQLTADPRPPMPSSEAPSLLRRLAGSPADDGPPARRPRMDNADLAADIRETVQRLRADKLRPRNGTPTPPSAASPPLAPLDAPLPAPLAAPPAAPPTAPPDRA